In Methanobrevibacter sp., a single window of DNA contains:
- a CDS encoding non-ribosomal peptide synthetase encodes MNFFKLSSAQKMLLFSEINNPNNDSFYLKFRKDYDLEDLEYVKKAIKIISAQYLNLQIKNDDTGNFKQYYIDIDVNIDSFDVSNENLNDFIKDYLDKPFDDVFDSPLYKWAVLKTESSAVLIGVVQHILLDGTSLFSIIPHEMDKCIESIKNNSEYVPIDYSYETYVDEELKYLKSDEAKSDKKYWLNTLKDYSGDWYSFDNSELGYFEVLLDQTSDFNYSPFVTSLALTFLYLAKLKRGNNLFKDLVLNTSVHGRYFGQDDALGMFVNTIPLRLTYDEYLTFDDLLAYSKSVLKEGLAHAKLQFSEYTTDLRNAGIDPDCISTISIVSNSTNHDSKFLTYQKDIKFPLHFRINKNFSDKNGLHSIFIEYDKACFHKSEIESIGQGLKDLLKEVSIDSSKKCRDYNVDEVEFFRAENYYNNLINSFDNPTSISPDVSGDKVKFTQISKAIDEDKLQNLSNQYKLPKEKLLLAVFLYDLTKFSFSKDILIAYNRVAAGYHFDTDLSVEEYLNDFKNSFKEFNKYPLLNNQKLNFESEILFFIDEFDTKDYKLVFNYESGKINISYDESFYSKELMDVFLESIDVLLDKFTINETLLNSISIRREIELDEDFEINLANEGVINNIFEKISLENPDKTILYTEDGELTYDELNRKANKIANSLIKNGVEVEDKVMFMMRRNSDLIAAVLGIVKAGAAFIPIDPNYPKNRIDQILEDSDSKFVITSEDIEYDGENRFDVGKLLEESDDSNPNVELTPDNLCFLIYTSGSTGKPKGVMITHRGISNYIANVDENVPIYELNRKCDKFISISTVSFIVFLREIFGTILNGLPVVFANDEEAIDPLQLVELFKKTDADGFGSTPTRLLEYLQLEEIQNVVGGCKVIIVGGEGFPPVLYDRLSKYTKADIYNSYGPTEVTIASHYKLIDSSEVTAGWKMLNVVDKIMDIDGNQLPAYVSGEIYVGGAGIARGYLNNPEQTEKVFMELNNIPYYNTGDLGKKDSKGELYVAGRNDTQIKLRGLRIELSEIESVIANYEGIALSKVVVKKLNSIEHLCAYFTATSQINLDDLKQHLIDSLPKYMVPSYLIQLDAFPKTPNGKTDFKNLPDPEINLDDFIKPRNDIEKELFDIVSDILGMDEFGVNTDLFSIGLTSLTVIQLTSAIYSKLNAQLNVTEILKYKTIEKIASEIKIEDDESQDIKELYPLTPNQLGVYFDCIKNLDNTAYNLPKKMEFSEGIDVGKLKSSIIKAIENHPYLKTRIIMDNGEVYQQRRDDLKIDDMIEVVDEADVDEFVKPFKLDEGPLFRFKIVGNSMLLADFHHIIVDGTSLNILFDEISKIYDGKDYEIEELDGFEYCLNEIKTRQSGLYEEAKLFFNNRVKEFDDVTLIPQDINGDESQGKVAMNDIFLEKTSIDEFCSKANISQNNLFLAATSFVINKFVYNRDTLIATITNGRFNPNQQKTLAMMVKTLPLALKLNSDSTLKEYFEYINGEWLNVLTYSAYPLTEISNEFDIAPEILYAYHGKIIEDIEIGGMKVERQSIDYEGLKFKVNINVVEVDGQYRIFCEYNDQLYSETLISTFLESIKIVLNKFQTFDESTLMKDISIIENDDWGVDDLAYDDVPEDRLNKIFENQVEMHPDRVILYATDGEFTYDELNKKANRIAHSLIKRGVGPEDRIMFILNRDSNVVASIFGILKSGAAFIPVDSEYPSERIEHVLTDSESKFIIVDDVIEKKGIDLSGYEDNLLDVNELLKEKDTANPDPDVHANNMAYLIYTSGSTGLPKGVILEHGNIANFVYPDPRNVCTYELVHNLEKEDYKVLSTTTVAFDVFQQEIMGSLLNGVPMVFANDTEYKDPIEMMDLIHRTGANVYIATPSRLLQYLEIEAMQETMYGFKVYIHAGEPFSKRLYELLSQNSNGKFFNMYGPTETTVYCNGVQLESSDIHIGKELFNVHEMVMDFDSNPLPPNVIGELYIAGKGVSREYLNRPEKNAEAYEVINGIRFYRSGDFVKVTEEGDYYVFGRMDNQIKLRGLRIEIGEIEVGLSKFPGIKSVAVVVRKIKGNDHLCAYFTVHDEYREENRGENEYSINIDDLKASLAEKLVYYMVPTVYMELDEMPQTANGKTDLRNLPEPVLITEYVAPENDIEAFFTNLFGEILGLDEVSATDNFFEIGGTSLLVTKITMEALNRNYNLNYGDVFSNPTPRALAELVLSDQSEEKKAELSYDYSDIDSLLKKNTLENLLDGEIQDSLGNILLTGATGFLGIHVLHEILENETGDVYCFIRSNKVLSGEERLKSLLFYYFSNEYEELFNERLHIIEGDITNFEDFEKLINVNIDTIVNCAANVKHFSSGTDIEDINLGGVVNGLKFAKMKNAKYVQVSTYSIAGESINNYPPVDVPFTEQDLFIGQAVDNQYLNSKFLAERAVLEAAVENDLDVKIMRVGNLMARSSDSEFQINFESNGFINRLKAFVTIGKMSYSMIMGNVEFSPIDMTAKAIISLSKTPKDCTVFHPYDYHSISFGDIIEIIKPLGLNIEYVEEDEYQKALDDALADKSKQEGVSGLITSIGSGKVKKIWLPVSNDYTVQALYRLGIKWPYVSEEYVYNFVKYLDDLDFFSI; translated from the coding sequence ATGAATTTCTTTAAATTATCCTCAGCTCAGAAAATGCTTTTATTTTCAGAGATAAATAATCCTAATAATGATTCATTTTATCTTAAATTTAGAAAAGATTATGATTTGGAGGATTTGGAGTATGTTAAAAAAGCAATTAAAATAATATCTGCCCAATATTTGAATTTACAAATTAAAAATGATGATACAGGTAATTTCAAGCAGTATTATATAGATATTGATGTAAATATTGATTCATTTGATGTTTCAAATGAAAACCTAAATGATTTTATAAAAGATTATCTTGATAAACCTTTTGATGATGTATTTGACTCTCCGTTATATAAATGGGCAGTTTTAAAAACAGAATCTTCCGCTGTTTTGATAGGTGTTGTCCAGCATATTTTGCTTGATGGGACTTCTTTATTTTCAATTATTCCTCATGAAATGGATAAGTGCATCGAATCTATTAAAAACAATAGTGAATATGTCCCAATTGATTATTCCTATGAAACTTATGTTGATGAAGAATTAAAATATTTAAAATCTGATGAAGCAAAAAGTGATAAAAAATACTGGTTAAATACTTTAAAGGATTATTCCGGAGACTGGTATTCATTTGATAATTCGGAACTTGGGTATTTTGAAGTTCTTTTAGATCAGACTTCAGATTTTAATTATTCACCATTTGTAACATCTCTTGCATTAACCTTCTTGTATTTGGCAAAATTAAAACGTGGCAATAATTTATTCAAAGATCTGGTTTTAAACACTTCAGTCCATGGCAGATACTTTGGACAAGATGATGCACTGGGAATGTTTGTAAACACTATTCCATTAAGATTAACCTATGATGAATATTTAACATTTGATGATTTGCTTGCATACTCTAAAAGCGTTTTAAAAGAGGGTTTGGCTCATGCGAAACTGCAGTTCAGCGAGTACACAACTGATTTGAGAAATGCAGGAATTGATCCTGATTGTATTTCTACTATTTCCATCGTGTCAAATTCTACAAATCATGATTCTAAATTCCTGACATATCAAAAGGACATTAAATTCCCGCTTCACTTCAGAATAAATAAAAATTTCTCCGATAAAAATGGTTTGCATTCTATTTTCATTGAATATGATAAAGCATGTTTCCATAAAAGTGAAATCGAATCAATCGGTCAAGGTTTAAAAGATCTATTAAAAGAGGTTAGCATAGATTCATCAAAAAAATGTCGGGATTACAATGTGGATGAAGTGGAATTTTTCAGGGCAGAAAATTATTATAATAATCTGATAAATTCATTTGATAATCCAACATCAATTTCACCGGATGTTAGTGGTGATAAGGTTAAATTTACACAGATTTCTAAAGCAATTGATGAGGATAAGTTACAAAATTTGTCTAACCAGTATAAACTGCCTAAGGAAAAGCTATTGCTCGCAGTTTTCCTATATGATTTAACCAAATTTTCATTTTCAAAAGATATTTTAATTGCTTATAATCGTGTTGCTGCAGGATATCATTTTGACACTGATTTAAGCGTTGAAGAATACTTAAATGATTTTAAAAATTCATTTAAAGAATTCAATAAATATCCCCTTTTAAACAATCAGAAATTAAACTTTGAAAGTGAAATATTATTTTTCATTGATGAATTTGACACTAAAGACTACAAACTTGTCTTTAATTATGAAAGTGGAAAAATCAATATCAGTTATGACGAATCATTCTATTCAAAAGAATTAATGGACGTATTTTTGGAGTCCATTGATGTATTATTGGATAAATTTACCATAAATGAGACATTACTTAATTCTATTTCAATAAGACGTGAAATTGAACTTGATGAGGACTTTGAAATTAATCTGGCTAATGAAGGCGTAATAAATAATATATTTGAAAAGATATCTTTAGAAAATCCGGATAAAACAATACTTTATACAGAGGATGGCGAGTTAACATATGATGAATTAAACAGAAAAGCAAATAAAATAGCCAACAGTTTAATTAAAAATGGGGTTGAAGTTGAAGATAAAGTAATGTTTATGATGAGGAGAAACAGTGATTTGATAGCGGCTGTTTTAGGTATTGTCAAAGCGGGTGCCGCATTTATTCCGATTGATCCGAACTATCCGAAAAACAGGATTGACCAGATATTGGAAGACAGCGATTCAAAATTTGTCATTACTTCTGAGGATATCGAATACGATGGTGAAAACAGATTTGATGTTGGAAAATTACTTGAAGAAAGCGATGATTCAAATCCGAATGTAGAATTAACTCCTGACAATTTATGTTTCTTAATTTATACTTCAGGGTCAACCGGAAAACCTAAGGGGGTAATGATTACTCATAGGGGAATATCAAACTATATTGCCAATGTGGATGAAAATGTTCCGATTTATGAGCTCAACCGTAAATGTGATAAGTTCATATCAATTTCAACAGTGTCATTCATTGTATTTTTAAGGGAGATATTCGGTACAATTTTAAACGGTTTGCCGGTGGTATTTGCAAATGATGAGGAGGCTATTGACCCATTACAATTAGTGGAACTGTTTAAAAAGACTGATGCGGATGGTTTTGGCTCAACACCGACAAGACTGCTTGAATACTTGCAGCTTGAAGAAATTCAGAATGTTGTTGGCGGATGTAAAGTAATTATTGTAGGTGGTGAAGGATTCCCTCCAGTTCTCTATGATAGATTGTCAAAATACACTAAAGCAGATATCTACAATTCATATGGTCCGACAGAAGTTACAATAGCATCACATTACAAATTAATTGACTCTTCTGAAGTAACTGCTGGTTGGAAAATGCTTAATGTAGTTGATAAAATTATGGATATTGATGGAAATCAGCTGCCTGCTTATGTTTCCGGTGAAATATATGTTGGTGGTGCCGGAATTGCAAGAGGATATCTGAATAATCCTGAACAGACCGAAAAGGTGTTCATGGAGTTAAACAACATTCCATATTATAACACTGGTGATTTGGGTAAAAAGGATTCAAAAGGCGAACTGTATGTTGCAGGACGTAACGATACTCAGATTAAACTCAGAGGATTGAGAATTGAGTTATCTGAAATCGAAAGTGTAATAGCAAACTATGAAGGCATTGCATTGTCAAAGGTTGTTGTTAAAAAACTTAACAGTATTGAACACCTTTGCGCATACTTTACTGCAACTTCACAAATTAATTTGGATGATTTAAAACAGCATTTAATCGATTCACTTCCGAAGTATATGGTGCCGTCTTATTTAATACAATTGGACGCTTTTCCAAAAACTCCAAATGGAAAAACTGACTTCAAAAACTTGCCGGATCCTGAAATAAATCTAGATGATTTTATTAAACCGAGAAATGATATTGAAAAAGAACTGTTTGACATTGTCTCAGATATTTTGGGAATGGATGAATTTGGTGTTAATACTGATTTATTCAGCATTGGTTTAACTTCTTTGACAGTTATCCAGCTGACCTCTGCAATATATTCCAAATTAAATGCCCAATTGAATGTTACTGAAATTCTTAAATACAAAACTATTGAAAAAATAGCTTCTGAAATTAAAATTGAAGATGATGAATCGCAGGATATTAAAGAACTTTATCCTTTAACTCCAAATCAACTTGGAGTTTACTTTGACTGCATTAAAAATCTGGATAACACTGCATATAACCTTCCGAAGAAAATGGAATTTAGTGAAGGAATTGATGTTGGCAAACTTAAATCATCAATCATTAAAGCTATTGAAAATCATCCGTATCTCAAAACAAGAATAATAATGGATAACGGTGAAGTATATCAGCAAAGAAGGGATGATTTAAAAATTGATGATATGATTGAAGTTGTTGATGAAGCTGATGTTGATGAGTTTGTAAAACCATTCAAACTGGATGAGGGTCCATTATTCAGATTTAAGATAGTTGGAAACTCAATGCTTTTAGCTGATTTCCACCACATTATTGTTGATGGAACCTCTTTAAACATTTTATTTGATGAAATCTCAAAAATCTATGATGGAAAAGATTATGAGATTGAAGAGCTTGACGGATTTGAATATTGCTTAAATGAGATTAAAACACGCCAATCCGGTTTATATGAGGAGGCAAAATTATTCTTCAATAACAGAGTCAAAGAGTTTGATGATGTAACATTAATTCCACAGGACATTAACGGCGATGAATCACAAGGTAAAGTCGCAATGAATGATATTTTCCTTGAAAAAACCAGTATTGATGAGTTCTGTTCAAAAGCAAATATCTCTCAGAACAATTTGTTCCTGGCAGCAACATCATTTGTTATAAATAAATTCGTATATAATCGTGATACATTAATAGCAACTATCACTAATGGTAGATTCAATCCAAATCAACAGAAAACATTGGCCATGATGGTTAAAACATTACCATTAGCATTGAAATTAAATTCTGATTCAACTCTTAAGGAATACTTTGAATATATAAATGGGGAATGGCTGAATGTATTGACATATTCCGCATATCCTTTAACTGAAATTTCAAATGAATTTGATATTGCTCCTGAAATATTATATGCTTATCATGGAAAAATCATTGAAGACATTGAAATCGGTGGAATGAAAGTTGAAAGACAGTCTATTGATTATGAAGGACTGAAATTCAAAGTCAACATTAATGTTGTGGAAGTTGATGGTCAATACAGAATTTTCTGCGAATATAATGATCAGTTATACTCTGAAACTTTAATCAGCACTTTCCTTGAATCAATTAAAATAGTTTTAAACAAATTCCAGACATTTGATGAAAGCACATTGATGAAAGATATTTCAATCATTGAAAACGATGACTGGGGTGTCGATGATTTGGCATATGATGATGTTCCTGAAGACAGATTAAATAAAATATTTGAAAATCAGGTTGAAATGCATCCTGACAGAGTAATATTATATGCCACTGACGGGGAATTTACATATGATGAACTAAATAAAAAAGCTAACAGAATTGCTCACAGCCTCATTAAAAGGGGTGTCGGTCCTGAAGACAGAATAATGTTTATATTAAATAGGGACAGTAATGTGGTTGCATCAATATTTGGTATTCTAAAATCCGGTGCAGCATTCATTCCGGTGGATTCAGAATATCCATCTGAAAGAATTGAGCATGTTTTAACAGACAGCGAATCCAAATTTATCATTGTGGATGATGTGATTGAGAAGAAAGGTATAGATTTAAGTGGATATGAAGATAATTTGCTTGATGTTAATGAACTGCTCAAAGAAAAAGACACTGCCAACCCTGATCCGGATGTGCATGCAAACAATATGGCATATCTCATTTACACTTCAGGTTCAACAGGACTTCCTAAAGGAGTAATCCTTGAACATGGAAACATTGCAAACTTTGTGTATCCTGACCCAAGGAATGTTTGTACTTATGAACTGGTTCATAATCTTGAAAAAGAAGATTATAAAGTATTGTCCACAACAACAGTTGCATTTGATGTATTCCAGCAGGAAATTATGGGATCACTTTTGAATGGTGTTCCAATGGTATTTGCTAATGATACTGAATATAAAGATCCAATTGAAATGATGGATTTAATCCACAGAACCGGTGCAAATGTTTACATTGCAACCCCATCAAGACTGCTTCAGTATCTTGAAATTGAAGCGATGCAGGAGACTATGTATGGATTTAAGGTATATATTCATGCTGGAGAACCTTTCTCTAAAAGATTATATGAGCTTCTCTCACAAAATTCCAATGGAAAATTCTTTAATATGTACGGGCCAACAGAAACAACTGTCTACTGTAACGGTGTTCAGCTTGAAAGCTCAGATATTCACATTGGAAAAGAATTATTCAACGTTCATGAAATGGTCATGGACTTTGACTCCAATCCATTGCCTCCAAATGTAATAGGGGAGTTATATATTGCAGGAAAAGGGGTTTCAAGAGAATACTTGAATCGTCCTGAGAAAAATGCTGAGGCATATGAAGTTATTAACGGAATAAGATTTTACCGTTCAGGAGATTTTGTTAAGGTCACTGAAGAAGGAGATTATTATGTATTCGGAAGAATGGATAATCAAATCAAACTCAGAGGTTTAAGAATAGAAATTGGGGAAATTGAAGTTGGACTTTCAAAATTCCCAGGAATCAAATCCGTTGCAGTTGTTGTTAGAAAAATCAAAGGCAATGACCATTTATGCGCCTACTTCACAGTTCATGATGAATACAGGGAGGAAAACCGTGGAGAAAACGAATACTCAATTAATATTGATGATTTAAAAGCTTCCCTTGCGGAAAAATTGGTATATTATATGGTTCCAACAGTTTATATGGAACTTGATGAAATGCCTCAAACAGCAAATGGTAAAACAGACCTCAGAAACTTACCTGAACCTGTTTTAATAACAGAATATGTGGCTCCTGAAAATGACATTGAAGCATTCTTTACAAACCTTTTTGGTGAAATCTTAGGACTTGATGAAGTAAGTGCTACAGATAATTTCTTTGAAATTGGTGGAACCTCACTTTTAGTGACCAAAATTACAATGGAGGCACTAAACAGAAACTATAATCTGAACTATGGGGATGTATTTTCAAATCCAACTCCAAGAGCATTGGCCGAATTGGTATTATCCGACCAGTCTGAAGAGAAAAAAGCTGAACTGTCATATGATTATTCCGATATTGATTCATTACTTAAGAAAAACACTCTTGAAAACTTACTTGATGGCGAAATTCAGGATAGTTTGGGAAATATTTTACTCACCGGAGCTACAGGATTTTTAGGAATTCATGTTCTTCATGAAATATTGGAAAATGAAACTGGTGATGTATACTGTTTCATAAGATCAAACAAAGTATTAAGCGGAGAGGAAAGATTAAAATCACTTCTCTTCTATTATTTCTCCAATGAATACGAAGAGCTTTTCAATGAGAGATTGCACATTATTGAAGGGGATATTACAAACTTTGAAGACTTTGAAAAACTTATTAATGTAAACATTGATACCATTGTCAATTGTGCAGCTAATGTGAAACACTTTTCATCTGGAACGGACATTGAGGACATTAACCTTGGTGGTGTTGTAAACGGGCTTAAGTTTGCTAAAATGAAAAATGCAAAATATGTTCAGGTTTCAACCTACAGTATTGCAGGTGAAAGTATTAACAATTATCCTCCTGTCGATGTTCCGTTCACAGAGCAGGACTTATTCATTGGTCAGGCTGTGGACAATCAGTATCTTAACTCCAAATTCCTCGCAGAAAGGGCAGTTCTTGAAGCTGCGGTAGAGAATGATTTGGATGTTAAAATCATGAGGGTTGGAAACCTGATGGCAAGAAGCTCTGACAGTGAATTCCAAATTAACTTTGAATCAAACGGATTCATTAACCGTTTAAAAGCATTTGTTACAATTGGAAAAATGTCTTACTCAATGATTATGGGCAATGTTGAATTTTCACCAATTGATATGACTGCAAAAGCAATTATTAGTCTGTCAAAAACTCCAAAGGATTGTACTGTATTCCATCCATATGATTATCACAGTATCAGTTTTGGAGATATAATTGAAATCATCAAACCTCTGGGATTGAATATTGAATATGTGGAGGAAGATGAATATCAAAAAGCATTGGATGATGCATTGGCCGATAAATCAAAACAAGAAGGAGTTTCAGGTTTAATTACTTCAATCGGTTCTGGTAAAGTTAAAAAAATCTGGCTTCCTGTATCAAATGATTATACCGTACAGGCATTGTATCGTTTGGGAATTAAATGGCCGTATGTGTCTGAAGAGTATGTCTATAACTTTGTGAAATATTTGGATGATCTGGACTTCTTTAGTATTTAA
- a CDS encoding STAS domain-containing protein — protein sequence MNINKDYNGQELTISVEGRIDTITSQDLDNEIKNEMGKFDSLIMDFTNMEYISSAGLRVLIATQKKLKPDNIPFIIKNVNESVGEIFRMSGFDKILNIE from the coding sequence ATGAATATTAATAAAGATTACAATGGACAAGAATTAACAATTTCTGTTGAAGGGCGTATAGATACAATTACTTCACAAGACCTTGACAATGAAATTAAAAATGAAATGGGAAAATTTGATTCATTAATTATGGATTTTACCAATATGGAATACATTTCAAGTGCAGGTCTCAGAGTTCTGATTGCAACTCAAAAGAAATTAAAACCAGACAATATTCCGTTCATCATTAAAAATGTTAATGAATCTGTGGGAGAAATATTCAGAATGTCTGGGTTTGATAAAATTTTGAATATAGAGTGA